A portion of the Edaphobacter bradus genome contains these proteins:
- the accB gene encoding acetyl-CoA carboxylase biotin carboxyl carrier protein: MDANKLNELRELVEFLKANDIAEFDMEQADLKVRIKFAGDPALAAPRGVDLAQLSRLMASAPVAHAAAAPAAAVAAGAPAAATEAAAGAGLHEVKSPIVGTFYESPAPGAPPFVQVGDQVEVGQVLCIVEAMKLMNEIEADVAGEIVKRIATSGQPVEYGAPLFAIKPR, encoded by the coding sequence ATGGACGCAAATAAGTTGAATGAACTTCGCGAGCTGGTTGAATTCCTGAAGGCGAACGATATCGCCGAGTTCGACATGGAGCAGGCTGACCTGAAGGTGAGGATCAAGTTTGCGGGTGATCCTGCGCTTGCAGCGCCGAGAGGAGTGGATCTGGCGCAGTTGAGCCGGCTGATGGCTTCGGCTCCGGTGGCTCACGCGGCGGCGGCGCCTGCGGCAGCGGTTGCCGCTGGGGCGCCGGCGGCGGCTACTGAAGCTGCGGCGGGTGCGGGGCTGCACGAGGTGAAGTCGCCGATTGTCGGGACGTTCTATGAGTCGCCGGCTCCTGGGGCCCCGCCGTTTGTGCAGGTAGGCGATCAGGTCGAGGTGGGCCAGGTGCTCTGCATTGTTGAGGCGATGAAGTTGATGAACGAGATCGAGGCCGATGTCGCCGGCGAAATCGTGAAGCGGATCGCGACCAGCGGGCAGCCGGTGGAGTACGGGGCGCCGTTGTTTGCGATCAAACCCCGGTAA
- the accC gene encoding acetyl-CoA carboxylase biotin carboxylase subunit, with product MFRKVLIANRGEIALRVISACKELGIRTVAVYSEADRNSLHVKFADEAICIGPPRSAESYLNVPAVISAAEIADVDAIHPGYGLLSENANFAEVCRASNIKFIGPPPEVTRMMGEKSTARQTMKKAKVPILPGSDGVIANEGEALEWAKEVGYPVILKAVAGGGGRGMRICRSPEELPGLFNQASTEAAAAFGNGDLYMEKFIERPRHIEFQVLADEHGNVLSLGERECSIQRRHQKLIEEAPSLQVTPKLREELGKTIKKSLENIGYWNAGTIEFLMDEDGKIYFIEMNTRIQVEHCVTEMVTGIDLVKAQLRIAAGEKLSSIVPGPVEIRGHAIECRINAEHPEKFTPSAGKISVFNVPGGNGVRVDTAQYAEGVVPPYYDSMIAKLICHGKDREEAMNRMQRALSQFVVQGIHTSIPMHQRIFADEEFRAGRFDTKFMERFLEKQKESQ from the coding sequence ATGTTTCGAAAGGTTTTGATTGCAAACCGTGGGGAGATCGCGCTGCGCGTTATCAGCGCGTGCAAGGAGCTGGGCATCCGCACGGTTGCGGTATACAGCGAGGCGGACAGAAACTCGCTGCATGTGAAGTTTGCCGATGAGGCGATCTGCATCGGGCCCCCGCGGAGTGCGGAGAGCTATCTGAATGTTCCGGCGGTGATCTCGGCCGCGGAGATAGCGGATGTGGATGCGATTCATCCGGGCTATGGTCTGCTGAGCGAGAACGCGAACTTCGCCGAGGTCTGCCGGGCGTCTAACATCAAGTTCATCGGGCCTCCTCCAGAGGTGACGCGGATGATGGGCGAGAAGTCCACAGCGCGGCAGACGATGAAGAAGGCCAAGGTGCCGATCCTGCCGGGGTCGGATGGCGTGATCGCGAACGAGGGCGAGGCGCTGGAGTGGGCCAAGGAGGTCGGTTACCCGGTGATTCTGAAGGCGGTGGCCGGAGGCGGTGGGCGCGGCATGCGCATCTGTCGCAGTCCGGAAGAACTTCCCGGGCTGTTCAACCAGGCGTCGACCGAGGCGGCGGCCGCGTTCGGCAATGGCGATCTGTACATGGAGAAGTTCATCGAGCGGCCACGGCACATCGAATTCCAGGTGCTGGCTGATGAGCATGGGAATGTGCTCTCGCTCGGGGAGCGCGAGTGCTCGATTCAGCGGCGGCACCAGAAGCTGATCGAGGAGGCTCCGAGCCTGCAGGTGACCCCGAAGCTGCGCGAGGAACTGGGCAAGACGATTAAGAAGTCGCTGGAAAATATCGGCTACTGGAACGCGGGCACGATCGAGTTCCTGATGGATGAGGACGGGAAGATCTACTTCATCGAGATGAACACGCGCATCCAGGTGGAGCATTGCGTGACCGAGATGGTGACGGGTATCGACCTGGTGAAGGCACAGCTTCGGATTGCGGCGGGCGAGAAGCTGAGCTCGATCGTTCCGGGTCCGGTGGAGATTCGGGGCCACGCGATCGAGTGCCGAATCAATGCGGAGCATCCGGAGAAGTTCACTCCGAGCGCGGGCAAGATTTCGGTGTTCAATGTTCCGGGAGGCAATGGCGTTCGCGTGGATACGGCGCAGTATGCTGAAGGCGTGGTTCCGCCGTACTACGACTCGATGATCGCGAAGCTCATCTGTCATGGTAAGGATCGCGAAGAGGCGATGAACCGGATGCAGCGGGCCTTGAGCCAGTTTGTGGTGCAGGGGATTCATACCTCGATTCCGATGCACCAGCGAATCTTTGCCGATGAGGAGTTCCGCGCGGGCAGATTCGACACGAAGTTCATGGAGCGCTTTCTTGAGAAGCAGAAGGAGAGCCAGTAG
- the thiE gene encoding thiamine phosphate synthase has protein sequence MAKAAKGTGSTRSLKLPRLYPIMDAGTLTGRGLEVSHFAEELRDAGVRLLQYRDKAGGPAHILRNARIIADVFLGVDCLLVLNDDPVLAMLADWNAVHVGQGDTSVEKVREQLVQGGIVGCSTHNDEQVSAAEAACADYIAIGPVFATGTKADAEPVVGLEGVRRARALTKRPLVAIGGITMQNAPSVIEAGADSVAVISALLVDGRTVEEVARDFLKILR, from the coding sequence GTGGCAAAGGCTGCGAAAGGAACGGGCTCAACGCGGAGTCTGAAGCTGCCCCGGCTGTATCCGATCATGGATGCGGGGACGCTGACTGGTCGCGGGCTTGAGGTGAGCCATTTCGCCGAAGAACTGCGGGACGCCGGCGTGAGGCTGCTGCAGTATCGCGACAAGGCGGGCGGGCCGGCGCACATTCTGCGCAATGCGAGGATCATCGCGGATGTCTTCCTGGGAGTGGATTGCCTTCTGGTGCTGAACGACGATCCGGTGCTGGCGATGCTCGCGGATTGGAACGCAGTACACGTAGGGCAGGGAGATACGTCGGTCGAGAAAGTCAGGGAGCAGCTTGTGCAGGGGGGGATCGTCGGTTGCTCCACGCATAACGACGAGCAGGTAAGCGCGGCTGAGGCCGCGTGCGCGGACTACATCGCGATTGGTCCCGTCTTTGCGACGGGCACCAAGGCGGATGCCGAGCCGGTGGTAGGGCTTGAGGGGGTGCGGCGCGCGCGGGCCTTGACGAAGCGTCCCCTGGTGGCGATCGGCGGCATCACGATGCAGAATGCGCCGAGCGTGATTGAGGCTGGGGCCGATTCAGTGGCGGTGATCAGCGCTCTCCTCGTTGACGGAAGGACGGTCGAAGAGGTAGCAAGAGACTTTCTGAAGATTTTGCGGTAG